A genomic region of Bernardetia sp. ABR2-2B contains the following coding sequences:
- a CDS encoding GMC family oxidoreductase N-terminal domain-containing protein, which yields MKRKRLSKSIDNIKPHYDVVIIGSGYGGSIAASRLSRLGKKVCLLERGKEYLTGEFPDSSSKALPHTQLHYGDIHLGSKTGLYDFWASKDINVVKGCGLGGGSLVNANVSIRPENWVLEDETFPKEIREEVHYKESDLNQGFELATQMLKPNPYPSSFPKLKKLEAFKESARKLNLPFKLANINVNFDINGKNHVGVEQKPCNMCGNCSMGCNQGAKNTTMINYLPDAVTHGASIFTQTSVQYVEKNQTEWVVHFDILETDATHKNMFVRAKTVILAAGTLGSTEIMLRSKQKGLQVSNQIGKHFSGNGDAVSQAYNTSVEINGISTLKPNSKDPVGPSITGIIDIKDAENLEQQMLMEEGTIAQIMSSWLPFTVSGFAATTGVRDSKIDIHQIKRRWQTILQGTHKGATQNTQTLLVMGHDDAGGVLSLKNNSLHMEWESIRTHENQKLANERMHEHTKTLGGTYVPSPTWNKFFKYVATTAHPLGGCAMGEEAQKGVVNHKGQVFSSEEGKAVYDNLYVADGAILPRSLGSNPLLTISALAERICRIMAKEKGWGEIPYIFTANKELPTTNKVENNSSKKQIDEIDLKEIQEENLVKKEYTETLSNKVYSKTIFSKAKGMQAEQTQVSFLEKEVKTTPSSKAEISDTSNKLGISFTETMKGYFSTSEKEDYKKAYKEGKKKKSILSTTLTIICNDVEFMVKDKNHSSSFIGTMTIPTLSDQPFTILGGKFGLFVESKEEMETKYMRYTSKLFDHDGKVFFFEGFKIIQPKAIWKAWKDTTTLHVTIYEGDSAKGKVAGKGIIRIFVSEFIKQLYSMRALHTTKISQKTKALYTFLNFFTMSIFQTYGGVLAPNQNYNARTQERKKRELHAPAPTFHDFTTSDGLNLKLTRYQGGTKGPILLSHGFSVSGKIFQIDTIEKNMVEYLCENNYDVWIMEYRTSIELESSFDQCTADDIALKDYPAAVEKVLEITQKKNLQILSHCVGTLTALMAIMGGLKGVRSLLCMQVGTDVIGGTQVKLKALARVPTLLKKIGGKRITAYTDSDAGFWDNLLNFGVRIYSTVIGAGTKDPIANRVTFMFSKLYQKKNINPNTFKAFHEMFGVANFTTYEQLNTFALKKEIRNAKGEDTYLPHAKERLNIPICFIHGEYNKVFNPKATKKSQERLQKLNPKQEYTRCLIEGYGHQDCIIGNNAYKDVFPHIIAHFDKTN from the coding sequence ATGAAAAGAAAACGTTTATCCAAGTCTATTGACAATATCAAACCTCACTACGATGTTGTTATTATTGGTTCTGGTTATGGAGGTTCTATCGCAGCCTCACGCCTTTCTCGTTTAGGAAAAAAAGTCTGTTTATTAGAACGTGGTAAAGAATACTTAACAGGTGAGTTTCCAGACTCTTCATCCAAAGCACTTCCTCATACACAACTTCATTATGGAGATATTCATTTGGGTTCAAAAACAGGGTTGTATGATTTTTGGGCAAGTAAAGATATAAATGTAGTCAAAGGCTGTGGGCTTGGTGGAGGCTCTCTTGTAAATGCAAATGTGTCTATTCGTCCAGAAAACTGGGTTCTTGAAGATGAGACTTTCCCAAAAGAAATAAGAGAAGAGGTACACTATAAAGAAAGTGATTTGAATCAAGGATTTGAGTTAGCTACTCAAATGTTAAAACCCAATCCTTATCCTAGCTCATTTCCAAAACTCAAAAAATTAGAGGCTTTTAAAGAATCAGCTAGAAAACTAAACCTACCTTTTAAATTAGCAAATATCAATGTGAATTTTGATATTAATGGGAAAAATCATGTAGGAGTAGAACAAAAGCCTTGTAATATGTGTGGAAATTGTAGTATGGGCTGTAATCAAGGAGCTAAAAACACGACCATGATAAATTATTTGCCTGATGCAGTAACTCATGGTGCATCTATTTTTACACAAACATCTGTTCAATACGTAGAAAAAAATCAAACAGAGTGGGTGGTTCATTTTGATATTTTGGAAACAGATGCAACACACAAAAATATGTTTGTAAGGGCTAAAACAGTGATTTTAGCAGCAGGAACATTAGGTTCTACTGAAATTATGTTGCGTTCTAAACAAAAAGGATTACAAGTTTCTAATCAAATAGGAAAGCATTTTTCAGGTAATGGAGATGCTGTGTCTCAAGCATACAATACCTCAGTCGAAATAAACGGCATTTCAACTTTAAAGCCTAACTCAAAAGATCCAGTAGGGCCGAGTATCACAGGAATTATAGATATCAAAGATGCAGAAAACTTAGAGCAGCAAATGCTTATGGAAGAAGGTACTATTGCCCAAATAATGTCTAGTTGGTTACCTTTTACAGTAAGTGGTTTTGCTGCCACAACAGGTGTACGTGATAGCAAAATAGATATTCATCAAATAAAAAGAAGATGGCAGACCATTTTACAGGGTACTCATAAGGGAGCAACTCAAAATACACAAACCCTACTTGTAATGGGACACGACGATGCAGGTGGAGTATTATCTTTAAAAAATAATTCCCTTCATATGGAATGGGAAAGTATCCGAACACATGAAAACCAAAAGTTAGCTAATGAACGAATGCACGAGCATACCAAGACATTAGGAGGTACTTATGTTCCTAGCCCAACTTGGAATAAGTTTTTTAAGTATGTTGCCACTACAGCACACCCATTGGGTGGTTGTGCTATGGGCGAAGAAGCTCAGAAAGGTGTCGTAAATCACAAAGGGCAAGTATTCTCCTCAGAAGAGGGAAAAGCAGTTTATGATAATCTGTATGTGGCAGATGGAGCAATACTTCCTCGTTCTTTGGGTTCAAATCCCCTACTTACCATTTCAGCTTTGGCAGAACGAATTTGTAGAATTATGGCAAAGGAAAAAGGTTGGGGCGAAATTCCATATATCTTTACAGCAAATAAAGAATTACCAACTACTAATAAAGTAGAAAATAATTCTTCAAAAAAACAAATTGATGAAATCGACTTGAAAGAAATACAAGAAGAAAACCTTGTGAAGAAAGAATATACGGAAACTTTGTCTAATAAGGTATATTCTAAAACCATTTTTTCTAAGGCAAAAGGTATGCAAGCCGAACAAACACAAGTTTCTTTTTTAGAAAAAGAAGTAAAAACAACACCTTCAAGCAAAGCTGAGATTAGTGATACTTCTAATAAGTTAGGCATTTCTTTTACTGAAACAATGAAAGGGTATTTTTCTACATCAGAAAAAGAAGATTATAAGAAAGCCTATAAAGAAGGAAAGAAAAAAAAATCAATTCTCAGTACTACACTTACCATAATTTGTAACGATGTAGAGTTTATGGTAAAAGATAAAAATCATAGTTCATCATTTATTGGCACAATGACCATTCCAACACTTTCTGATCAGCCTTTTACAATACTTGGAGGAAAGTTTGGACTTTTTGTGGAGAGCAAAGAAGAGATGGAAACTAAATATATGCGCTATACTTCTAAGCTCTTTGATCACGACGGAAAAGTATTTTTCTTTGAAGGTTTCAAAATCATACAACCTAAAGCGATATGGAAGGCATGGAAAGATACCACAACGTTGCATGTAACTATTTATGAAGGAGACTCTGCTAAAGGAAAAGTAGCAGGAAAAGGTATCATTCGTATTTTTGTAAGCGAATTTATAAAGCAACTTTACAGTATGCGAGCCTTACATACCACAAAAATTTCTCAAAAAACTAAAGCATTATATACATTTCTAAATTTCTTTACTATGTCTATCTTTCAAACGTATGGAGGGGTACTTGCTCCAAACCAAAATTATAACGCACGTACGCAAGAACGGAAAAAAAGAGAACTCCATGCTCCTGCTCCAACTTTTCATGACTTCACAACTTCTGATGGTTTGAATTTAAAACTCACTCGTTATCAAGGAGGAACAAAAGGACCGATATTACTCTCTCATGGTTTTAGTGTTTCTGGAAAGATTTTTCAGATTGATACGATTGAAAAAAATATGGTAGAATACCTTTGTGAAAATAATTATGATGTTTGGATAATGGAATATCGAACTAGCATAGAATTAGAAAGCTCATTCGACCAGTGTACAGCAGATGATATTGCTCTCAAAGATTACCCTGCTGCTGTGGAAAAAGTCTTGGAAATTACTCAAAAGAAAAATTTACAAATTCTCTCACATTGTGTCGGAACACTTACAGCACTTATGGCAATCATGGGAGGCTTAAAGGGAGTTCGTTCATTACTTTGTATGCAAGTGGGAACAGATGTTATTGGGGGCACACAAGTTAAACTCAAAGCACTAGCAAGAGTACCTACACTTTTGAAAAAAATAGGTGGAAAAAGAATTACTGCCTATACAGATAGTGATGCAGGCTTTTGGGATAATCTATTAAATTTTGGTGTGAGAATATATTCTACTGTTATTGGTGCAGGTACAAAAGACCCTATCGCCAATCGAGTAACATTTATGTTTTCTAAACTGTATCAAAAGAAAAATATAAACCCAAATACATTCAAGGCTTTCCATGAGATGTTTGGAGTAGCTAACTTTACTACCTATGAGCAACTCAATACCTTTGCTCTTAAAAAAGAAATTCGAAATGCAAAAGGAGAAGATACATATCTTCCACATGCAAAGGAAAGATTAAATATTCCAATTTGTTTTATTCACGGAGAATACAATAAGGTTTTTAATCCTAAAGCAACTAAAAAATCTCAAGAAAGGCTACAAAAACTCAACCCAAAACAAGAATATACACGTTGTTTGATTGAAGGTTATGGACACCAAGACTGTATCATTGGAAACAATGCTTACAAAGATGTTTTTCCTCACATTATTGCTCATTTTGATAAAACCAATTAA
- a CDS encoding 7TM diverse intracellular signaling domain-containing protein: MASSFGQSIPTTLLSDSTKEYTLTEKIGIFREKNQKAETINSIQNIDFEIEGKEVITVNDDKDGFWLKIPVHNQTNLKKWYLEIGSGHGDFEFYIPQKNTQKGKITYKKIVLAEKTPFSQRIIQTDRFIVPLYLDSNKPITIYARGESNYFQAPIRIAPLQYYFERDHKVDIAEGIYYGFVLVMFLYNLFVYFTLREKGYLFYVAYLLSFGFAMAQIRGHGFEFLWFAFPVVNFYAPIFYALSGVFAALFLINFLHTKKHSKFFHITLNIVLGIFILAGVTNILGLKNVASSINQIAGGISAINSLAAAIYVYYVGYKPAKYIILAWSWYLVGVVLFVLSGAGIIPYNTFTSSGILLGSAIEMVLLSVALAAKIDYYKQKQVETQEKLLKTSEEHREFVETQNKRLEDRVVERTEELNVVNEELSVNLERLHEQNIVIEKKNHNITASINYAKRIQQAMLPRLEEIKSVLPNSFVFFEPRDIVSGDFYYFQKINNKIVIGAIDCTGHGVPGAFMSLIGNDLLNEIVESKLVTKAAHILDRLDEGITKVLRQTDTQIRDGMDAAFCVYDLETQVMEYAGARNPLIYIQNGELKTIKADRQSVGGNLIKNQHNKKAFTNHTLDITQKTSFYLFTDGFQDQFGGDNDKKFTIKRFREVLSEASKLPFSEQKDFLKNTLKNWIGYTNKQIDDILVFGFEINKPK, encoded by the coding sequence ATGGCGTCTAGTTTTGGACAATCTATTCCAACTACGCTTCTTTCCGATTCTACAAAGGAATATACCCTTACAGAAAAAATAGGAATTTTTAGAGAAAAAAATCAGAAAGCAGAAACAATTAATTCAATTCAAAATATTGATTTTGAAATAGAGGGTAAAGAAGTAATTACTGTAAATGATGATAAAGATGGTTTTTGGCTAAAGATACCTGTCCACAATCAAACAAATCTTAAAAAGTGGTATTTAGAAATTGGTAGTGGACATGGAGATTTTGAATTTTATATACCTCAGAAGAACACACAGAAAGGCAAAATCACATACAAAAAAATAGTTTTAGCAGAAAAAACACCTTTTTCTCAACGTATAATTCAAACAGATAGATTTATTGTGCCTCTCTATTTAGACTCCAATAAACCTATTACAATTTATGCTCGTGGAGAGAGCAACTATTTTCAAGCTCCTATTCGTATTGCTCCGTTACAGTATTATTTTGAAAGAGATCATAAGGTAGATATTGCTGAAGGTATTTATTATGGTTTTGTATTGGTCATGTTTCTATATAATCTTTTTGTCTATTTTACTCTTAGAGAAAAGGGATATTTATTTTATGTAGCATACTTACTTTCTTTCGGGTTTGCAATGGCACAAATACGTGGTCATGGATTTGAATTTTTATGGTTTGCTTTTCCTGTCGTTAATTTTTATGCCCCTATTTTCTATGCTCTTTCTGGAGTATTTGCAGCCTTATTCTTAATTAACTTCCTTCATACTAAAAAACATTCAAAGTTTTTTCACATTACACTTAATATTGTTTTAGGGATTTTTATCTTAGCTGGTGTTACTAATATTTTAGGTTTAAAAAATGTTGCTTCTTCTATCAATCAAATTGCAGGGGGCATTTCTGCTATCAATTCATTAGCTGCTGCTATTTACGTTTATTATGTGGGGTATAAACCTGCAAAGTATATCATTTTAGCGTGGTCTTGGTACTTGGTAGGTGTAGTTTTATTTGTTCTATCAGGAGCTGGAATAATTCCTTACAACACTTTTACATCAAGTGGAATTTTACTTGGCTCTGCTATTGAAATGGTTTTGCTTTCTGTTGCCCTAGCTGCCAAAATAGATTATTACAAACAGAAACAAGTAGAAACACAAGAAAAGCTACTAAAAACATCAGAAGAACATAGAGAGTTTGTAGAAACACAAAATAAACGATTAGAAGACCGAGTAGTAGAACGAACCGAAGAACTAAATGTAGTTAATGAAGAACTCTCAGTAAACCTTGAACGACTACATGAACAAAATATAGTCATTGAGAAGAAAAATCATAATATTACTGCAAGTATAAATTATGCAAAACGTATTCAACAAGCGATGCTACCTCGTTTGGAAGAAATCAAAAGTGTTTTACCAAACTCATTCGTGTTTTTTGAGCCTAGAGATATTGTTTCTGGAGACTTTTATTATTTTCAGAAAATCAATAATAAAATAGTCATTGGTGCGATTGATTGTACAGGGCACGGTGTTCCAGGAGCATTTATGTCTTTGATTGGTAATGATTTATTAAACGAAATTGTAGAATCAAAATTGGTAACTAAGGCTGCTCATATTTTAGATAGATTAGATGAAGGAATTACAAAAGTGCTTCGCCAAACAGATACACAAATTCGGGATGGAATGGATGCAGCTTTTTGTGTTTATGATTTAGAAACTCAAGTGATGGAATATGCAGGAGCTAGAAATCCTCTTATTTATATTCAAAATGGAGAGTTAAAAACAATAAAGGCAGACCGACAGTCTGTTGGTGGAAACCTTATTAAGAATCAACACAACAAAAAAGCATTTACTAATCATACATTAGATATTACACAAAAAACAAGTTTCTATTTGTTTACAGATGGTTTTCAAGACCAATTCGGAGGAGATAATGATAAAAAGTTTACGATTAAGCGTTTTAGAGAAGTTCTTTCAGAAGCCTCGAAACTACCTTTTTCAGAACAAAAAGATTTTTTAAAAAATACACTCAAAAATTGGATAGGTTATACTAATAAACAAATTGATGATATTCTAGTATTCGGATTTGAGATAAATAAACCAAAATAA
- a CDS encoding alkane 1-monooxygenase, with protein MNKLKKLGFLTAFLNPTLIVLGYHLGGLWNFSAFAFAYLLIPIADEIIGKDHDNISHDDIDEISNEGFFNAILYVLMYIQIALIVWGSYIASEFLLTPIEMVGFVLSVMTFTTGGINVAHELGHKKNKIGRFHSKLTLMTVCYMHFYIEHNQGHHVNVATPHDPATSRKGQIFYTFWFQSVIGGWISAWNIEKRRLKRVNLSLWNPIHNQMLQYIIFPLLFLTALVTIFSITSGAFAWLVPIFFFAQSFMAFSSLEAVNYIEHYGIQRKEISKGRYERVNPLHSWNSNHLVSNWLLFQLQRHSDHHAYAARPYQVLRHFDESPQLPFGYPVMILISLIPPLWFKIMDKRLEAWQAQSLDAKHIEEVVKRTA; from the coding sequence ATGAACAAGTTAAAAAAATTAGGTTTCTTAACAGCCTTTCTCAATCCTACTTTAATTGTATTAGGATATCATTTGGGTGGTTTATGGAATTTTTCTGCATTTGCATTTGCTTATCTTCTTATTCCTATTGCTGATGAAATTATAGGCAAAGATCATGATAATATCAGTCATGATGATATAGATGAGATTTCTAATGAAGGTTTCTTTAATGCAATCTTATATGTTTTAATGTATATCCAAATAGCACTAATTGTTTGGGGTTCTTATATAGCATCAGAGTTTTTACTTACTCCTATAGAAATGGTCGGTTTTGTACTGAGTGTGATGACATTCACAACTGGAGGAATCAATGTGGCTCACGAATTAGGACATAAGAAAAATAAAATAGGTCGATTTCACAGCAAACTAACTTTAATGACAGTCTGTTATATGCACTTTTATATTGAGCATAACCAAGGACATCACGTAAATGTAGCTACTCCTCATGACCCTGCGACAAGTAGAAAAGGACAAATTTTTTATACTTTTTGGTTTCAATCTGTAATAGGAGGTTGGATAAGTGCTTGGAATATAGAAAAACGTCGTCTCAAACGTGTTAATTTATCACTTTGGAATCCTATTCATAATCAAATGTTACAATACATTATTTTCCCTTTACTTTTCTTAACAGCACTTGTGACTATATTTAGTATTACGAGTGGAGCTTTTGCATGGCTAGTTCCTATCTTTTTCTTTGCACAGAGTTTTATGGCATTTTCGTCTTTAGAAGCTGTTAATTATATAGAACATTATGGAATACAAAGAAAAGAAATATCAAAAGGTCGTTATGAACGTGTCAATCCTTTACACTCTTGGAACTCTAATCATTTGGTAAGTAATTGGCTTCTTTTTCAGTTGCAGAGGCATTCTGACCACCATGCTTATGCAGCACGCCCTTATCAAGTATTAAGACACTTTGATGAGAGTCCACAACTTCCTTTTGGTTACCCTGTAATGATTTTGATATCACTTATACCACCACTTTGGTTTAAAATAATGGACAAACGTTTGGAAGCATGGCAAGCACAATCACTTGATGCCAAACATATTGAAGAAGTAGTAAAAAGAACTGCTTAA
- a CDS encoding SDR family oxidoreductase: MLLDLTDKIALVAGSTQGIGFATAQLFAGSGATVILLARNEEKLKNIVSELPTPKNQKHGYLVADFSSPKTLQETLSEIQKAKTFEGAHILVNNTGGPPPNKAHEASLQSFRDAFEQHLICNQILVQALFPFMKEEAFGRIINVISTSVKQPIENLGVSNTIRAAVANWAKTLSFEVAQYGITVNNVLPGTTSTSRLDAIIQNKAKGNNISEEQAAHQMKQSIPAQRFAEAEEVASAILFLASDKASYINGINLPVDGGRTRSL, from the coding sequence ATGCTCTTAGACCTAACAGACAAAATAGCCTTAGTAGCAGGAAGTACACAGGGAATTGGATTTGCAACAGCTCAACTTTTTGCAGGGAGTGGTGCAACAGTAATTCTTTTGGCACGTAATGAAGAAAAATTAAAAAACATAGTTTCAGAACTTCCAACACCAAAAAATCAAAAACATGGTTACTTAGTAGCTGATTTTTCTTCTCCCAAAACTCTGCAAGAAACCCTTAGTGAAATACAAAAAGCAAAAACTTTTGAAGGAGCGCATATTTTAGTAAATAATACAGGAGGACCACCTCCAAACAAAGCACATGAAGCCTCTTTACAATCTTTTAGAGATGCTTTTGAGCAACATCTTATCTGTAATCAAATATTGGTACAGGCTCTTTTTCCTTTCATGAAAGAAGAAGCATTTGGAAGGATTATCAATGTTATTTCTACAAGCGTAAAACAGCCAATTGAGAACTTAGGTGTTTCCAATACAATACGTGCAGCCGTTGCAAACTGGGCAAAAACACTTTCTTTTGAAGTAGCTCAATATGGAATAACAGTAAATAATGTCTTGCCTGGAACTACTTCTACATCAAGATTAGATGCAATTATTCAAAACAAAGCTAAGGGCAATAACATTTCTGAAGAACAAGCAGCACACCAAATGAAACAGTCTATTCCTGCACAACGTTTTGCAGAAGCTGAGGAGGTTGCAAGTGCAATTTTGTTTTTGGCATCAGATAAAGCAAGTTATATAAATGGAATCAATCTTCCTGTCGATGGTGGAAGAACAAGAAGTTTATAG
- a CDS encoding UDP-2,3-diacylglucosamine diphosphatase has product MKRKVEIVILSDIHLGTYGARVKDLLNYLESIEPQTLILNGDIIDVLQFSKSYFPNSHLQVIQKVLAWVQKGIKTYYIVGNHDDIFRKFIGFQAAGITITDDLELEIGNQKIFIFHGDAFDGKLARIRLLNKMGANGYGSVILMNKAINFLIRKLVRKEVFISKYLKNKSKRFLKNNTKFEEEIISLAIKNGYDSIICGHLHYPIIKRIEKEGKQINYLNSGDWVESLTSIEYHNKEWKLYQHNY; this is encoded by the coding sequence ATGAAACGTAAAGTAGAAATCGTAATTCTTTCAGATATCCACTTGGGTACGTATGGTGCAAGGGTAAAAGATTTACTCAACTACTTAGAAAGCATTGAACCTCAAACACTTATACTCAATGGGGATATTATAGATGTATTGCAATTTTCTAAATCTTATTTTCCTAACTCTCATCTTCAAGTAATTCAAAAAGTATTGGCATGGGTGCAAAAAGGAATAAAAACGTATTACATAGTAGGAAATCATGACGATATCTTTAGAAAATTTATAGGTTTCCAAGCTGCTGGAATAACCATTACAGATGATTTAGAACTAGAGATTGGCAATCAAAAAATATTTATTTTTCATGGAGATGCCTTTGATGGAAAACTAGCTAGAATAAGATTACTAAATAAAATGGGAGCAAATGGATATGGAAGTGTTATATTGATGAATAAGGCTATTAATTTTTTGATTCGGAAGCTAGTAAGGAAAGAAGTTTTTATTTCAAAATATTTAAAAAACAAATCCAAACGTTTTCTAAAAAATAACACTAAGTTTGAAGAGGAGATAATTTCTCTAGCTATCAAAAATGGATATGATAGTATTATCTGTGGACATTTACACTATCCTATCATCAAACGTATAGAAAAAGAGGGAAAACAAATTAACTACCTCAATTCAGGAGACTGGGTAGAAAGCCTTACTTCAATAGAGTATCACAATAAAGAATGGAAATTATATCAACATAATTATTGA
- a CDS encoding MmcQ/YjbR family DNA-binding protein — protein sequence MDIESFRDFCLSFPAVTEGLPFGEDTLVFKVEGKMFALINLKRPDSFNVKCNPEKAVELREKYDCVKAGYHMNKKHWNTVYFGGIYSEFEDALTEKQLKHWIRHSYELVISKLPKKVRTVLHSELEKMGSENDH from the coding sequence ATGGATATAGAATCATTTAGAGATTTTTGTCTTTCTTTTCCTGCTGTTACAGAAGGATTACCGTTTGGAGAAGATACTTTAGTGTTTAAAGTAGAAGGAAAAATGTTTGCCCTCATCAATCTCAAAAGACCTGATAGTTTCAATGTAAAATGCAATCCAGAGAAAGCTGTGGAGTTACGTGAAAAATACGATTGTGTAAAGGCAGGGTATCACATGAATAAGAAACATTGGAATACAGTATATTTTGGAGGAATATATTCTGAATTTGAGGATGCTTTAACAGAAAAACAACTCAAACATTGGATTCGACATTCTTACGAGCTTGTTATTAGTAAACTTCCAAAGAAGGTTAGAACAGTATTACATAGCGAACTAGAAAAAATGGGTTCAGAAAATGACCATTAG
- a CDS encoding metal ABC transporter permease yields MNDFQIILVGILVAVSCAILGCFLVLRKMAMVGDAISHAVLPGIVIAFLIVQRFDSIFMLIGAAILGVFTTLLIEFLHKQGKLQTDASIGVSFTSLFALGVILISVFASKVDLDAECVLFGEIAYVPLHVWRVDLGEGAILNLGAKAAWWIGSVLMIILTFVIIFYKEMLLTTFDPDFASAIGINVSVWHYSLMSLVSLATVAAFESVGAVLVLSFLVVPPATAYLLTTNFKKMLFLSCFIGIITAILGYYTASFLNASIAGSMTSIAGLIFTLVFVFIRLKK; encoded by the coding sequence ATGAATGATTTTCAGATAATACTGGTCGGTATTTTGGTTGCCGTTAGCTGTGCTATTTTAGGGTGTTTTTTAGTTTTACGTAAAATGGCGATGGTGGGTGATGCAATTTCTCATGCTGTTTTGCCTGGGATTGTGATTGCTTTTTTGATTGTTCAGCGTTTCGATTCTATTTTTATGCTGATTGGTGCTGCTATTTTAGGAGTTTTTACTACACTTTTAATAGAGTTTTTACACAAACAAGGCAAATTACAGACTGATGCGTCTATTGGAGTTTCTTTCACTTCTCTTTTTGCTTTAGGTGTAATTCTGATTTCAGTTTTTGCCAGTAAAGTTGATTTAGATGCTGAATGTGTACTTTTTGGAGAAATTGCTTATGTTCCCCTTCACGTTTGGCGTGTAGATTTGGGAGAGGGGGCAATACTAAATTTGGGCGCAAAGGCTGCTTGGTGGATTGGCTCTGTTTTGATGATTATTCTAACTTTTGTTATTATTTTCTATAAAGAAATGCTACTCACTACCTTTGACCCTGATTTTGCTTCTGCCATTGGAATAAATGTTTCAGTCTGGCATTACTCACTTATGAGTTTGGTTTCCTTGGCTACGGTAGCAGCTTTTGAGTCAGTGGGAGCTGTTTTGGTACTTTCTTTTTTGGTTGTTCCTCCAGCAACAGCTTACCTACTAACAACGAATTTCAAAAAAATGCTTTTTCTTTCCTGTTTTATTGGAATCATTACAGCAATTTTGGGATATTATACAGCTTCTTTTCTGAATGCTTCTATTGCAGGTTCTATGACAAGTATTGCAGGTCTTATTTTTACACTCGTTTTTGTATTTATTAGACTCAAAAAATAG
- a CDS encoding antibiotic biosynthesis monooxygenase family protein, producing the protein MNLLRVVRMTFEEKHIQDFVDNFEENKQKIRHFEGCKHLELWQDAHNPCIFLTYSHWESEEKLNNYRKSELFGKVWKKTKQWFADKPVAFSSFQKSLVE; encoded by the coding sequence ATGAACTTATTGCGTGTTGTTAGAATGACTTTTGAAGAAAAACATATTCAAGATTTTGTTGATAATTTTGAAGAAAACAAACAAAAAATCCGTCATTTTGAAGGATGTAAACACCTAGAATTATGGCAAGATGCTCACAATCCATGTATTTTCTTGACATACAGCCATTGGGAAAGCGAAGAAAAGCTAAATAATTACAGAAAATCAGAGCTTTTTGGAAAAGTATGGAAAAAGACAAAACAATGGTTTGCTGATAAACCTGTTGCTTTTTCTTCATTTCAGAAATCTTTGGTAGAGTGA